A window of Bos taurus isolate L1 Dominette 01449 registration number 42190680 breed Hereford chromosome 19, ARS-UCD2.0, whole genome shotgun sequence contains these coding sequences:
- the RUNDC3A gene encoding RUN domain-containing protein 3A isoform X2 has translation MEASFVQTTMALGLSSKKASSRNVAVERRNLITVCRFSVKTLLEKYTTEPIDDSSEEFVNFAAILEQILSHRFKACAPAGPVSWFSSDGQRGFWDYIRLACSKVPNNCVSSIENMENISTARAKGRAWIRVALMEKRMSEYITTALRDTRTTRRFYDSGAIMMREEATVLTGMLIGLSAIDFSFCLKGEVLDGKTPVVIDYTPYLKFTQSYDYLTDEEERHSAESSTSEDNSPEHPYLPLVTDEDSWYSKWHKMEQKFRIVYAQKGYLEELVRLRESQLKDLEAENRRLQLQLEEAAAQNQREKRELEGVILELQEQLHSFMSTEPLSAEASLSSDSQRLGEGKRDEEPWGPIGKDPTPSMLGLCGSLASIPSCKSLASFKSNECLVSDSPEGSPALSPS, from the exons ATGGAAGCGAGCTTTGTCCAGACCACCATGGCTCTGGGGTTGTCCTCCAAGAAAGCGTCTTCCCGCAATGTGGCCGTGGAGCGCAGGAACCTGATCACCGTGTGCAG GTTCTCCGTGAAAACCCTGCTGGAGAAGTACACAACGGAGCCCATCGATGACTCATCCGAGGAGTTTGTGAATTTTGCAGCCATCTTAGAGCAGATCCTCAGTCACCGTTTCAAAG CCTGTGCCCCAGCAGGTCCGGTGAGCTGGTTCAGCTCAGATGGGCAGCGAGGCTTTTGGGACTACATCCGCCTGGCCTGCAGCAAAGTGCCCAACAACTGTGTGAGCAGCATTGAGAACATGGAAAACATCAGTACTGCCCGGGCCAAG GGCCGGGCATGGATCCGGGTGGCACTGATGGAGAAACGCATGTCGGAATACATCACCACAGCCCTGCGGGACACTCGGACCACCAG aCGCTTCTACGACTCAGGAGCCATCATGATGCGGGAGGAAGCCACGGTCCTCACTGGGATGCTGATCGGACTGAGCGCCATAGACTTCAG CTTCTGCCTGAAGGGCGAAGTGCTGGACGGGAAGACCCCCGTGGTCATCGACTATACGCCCTACCTAAAGTTCACTCAGAG CTACGACTACTTGACGGACGAGGAGGAGCGGCACAGCGCCGAGAGCAGCACGAGCGAGGACAACTCGCCCGAGCACCCGTACCTGCCGCTCGTCACCGACGAGGACAGCTGGTACAGCAAGTGGCACAAGATGGAACAGAAGTTCCGCATTGTCTACGCGCAGAAG GGCTACCTGGAGGAGCTGGTGCGTCTGCGCGAGTCGCAGCTGAAGGACCTGGAGGCGGAGAACCGGCGGCTGCAACTACAGCTGGAGGAGGCGGCGGCGCAGAACCAGCGGGAGAAGCGGGAGCTGGAAGGCGTGATCCTGGAGCTCCAGGAGCAGCT ACACAGTTTCATGAGCACGGAGCCCCTATCTGCTGAAGCCAGTCTAAGCTCGGACTCTCAGCGCCTGGGAGAGGGCAAGCGGGACGAGGAGCCCTGGGGCCCCATCG GGAAGGACCCCACGCCCTCCATGCTGGGCCTCTGCGGCTCCCTGGCCTCCATCCCCAGCTGCAAGTCCCTGGCGAGCTTCAAATCCAACGAGTGCCTGGTGAGCGACAGTCCCGAGGGCAGCCCGGCACTGAGCCCCAGCTGA
- the RUNDC3A gene encoding RUN domain-containing protein 3A isoform X1, whose translation MEASFVQTTMALGLSSKKASSRNVAVERRNLITVCRFSVKTLLEKYTTEPIDDSSEEFVNFAAILEQILSHRFKAGPVSWFSSDGQRGFWDYIRLACSKVPNNCVSSIENMENISTARAKGRAWIRVALMEKRMSEYITTALRDTRTTRRFYDSGAIMMREEATVLTGMLIGLSAIDFSFCLKGEVLDGKTPVVIDYTPYLKFTQSYDYLTDEEERHSAESSTSEDNSPEHPYLPLVTDEDSWYSKWHKMEQKFRIVYAQKGYLEELVRLRESQLKDLEAENRRLQLQLEEAAAQNQREKRELEGVILELQEQLTGLIPGDHAPLAQGSKDLTTRLVNQWPSLGTLSGAEGANNPKLYRRHSFMSTEPLSAEASLSSDSQRLGEGKRDEEPWGPIGKDPTPSMLGLCGSLASIPSCKSLASFKSNECLVSDSPEGSPALSPS comes from the exons ATGGAAGCGAGCTTTGTCCAGACCACCATGGCTCTGGGGTTGTCCTCCAAGAAAGCGTCTTCCCGCAATGTGGCCGTGGAGCGCAGGAACCTGATCACCGTGTGCAG GTTCTCCGTGAAAACCCTGCTGGAGAAGTACACAACGGAGCCCATCGATGACTCATCCGAGGAGTTTGTGAATTTTGCAGCCATCTTAGAGCAGATCCTCAGTCACCGTTTCAAAG CAGGTCCGGTGAGCTGGTTCAGCTCAGATGGGCAGCGAGGCTTTTGGGACTACATCCGCCTGGCCTGCAGCAAAGTGCCCAACAACTGTGTGAGCAGCATTGAGAACATGGAAAACATCAGTACTGCCCGGGCCAAG GGCCGGGCATGGATCCGGGTGGCACTGATGGAGAAACGCATGTCGGAATACATCACCACAGCCCTGCGGGACACTCGGACCACCAG aCGCTTCTACGACTCAGGAGCCATCATGATGCGGGAGGAAGCCACGGTCCTCACTGGGATGCTGATCGGACTGAGCGCCATAGACTTCAG CTTCTGCCTGAAGGGCGAAGTGCTGGACGGGAAGACCCCCGTGGTCATCGACTATACGCCCTACCTAAAGTTCACTCAGAG CTACGACTACTTGACGGACGAGGAGGAGCGGCACAGCGCCGAGAGCAGCACGAGCGAGGACAACTCGCCCGAGCACCCGTACCTGCCGCTCGTCACCGACGAGGACAGCTGGTACAGCAAGTGGCACAAGATGGAACAGAAGTTCCGCATTGTCTACGCGCAGAAG GGCTACCTGGAGGAGCTGGTGCGTCTGCGCGAGTCGCAGCTGAAGGACCTGGAGGCGGAGAACCGGCGGCTGCAACTACAGCTGGAGGAGGCGGCGGCGCAGAACCAGCGGGAGAAGCGGGAGCTGGAAGGCGTGATCCTGGAGCTCCAGGAGCAGCT gacaggtctgatccctggtgaCCACGCTCCCCTGGCCCAGGGTTCCAAGGACCTCACCACACGCCTGGTCAACCAATGGCCATCACTGGGCACACTCAGTGGGGCCGAGGGTGCCAACAACCCCAAGCTCTACCGGAG ACACAGTTTCATGAGCACGGAGCCCCTATCTGCTGAAGCCAGTCTAAGCTCGGACTCTCAGCGCCTGGGAGAGGGCAAGCGGGACGAGGAGCCCTGGGGCCCCATCG GGAAGGACCCCACGCCCTCCATGCTGGGCCTCTGCGGCTCCCTGGCCTCCATCCCCAGCTGCAAGTCCCTGGCGAGCTTCAAATCCAACGAGTGCCTGGTGAGCGACAGTCCCGAGGGCAGCCCGGCACTGAGCCCCAGCTGA
- the RUNDC3A gene encoding RUN domain-containing protein 3A yields the protein MEASFVQTTMALGLSSKKASSRNVAVERRNLITVCRFSVKTLLEKYTTEPIDDSSEEFVNFAAILEQILSHRFKGPVSWFSSDGQRGFWDYIRLACSKVPNNCVSSIENMENISTARAKGRAWIRVALMEKRMSEYITTALRDTRTTRRFYDSGAIMMREEATVLTGMLIGLSAIDFSFCLKGEVLDGKTPVVIDYTPYLKFTQSYDYLTDEEERHSAESSTSEDNSPEHPYLPLVTDEDSWYSKWHKMEQKFRIVYAQKGYLEELVRLRESQLKDLEAENRRLQLQLEEAAAQNQREKRELEGVILELQEQLTGLIPGDHAPLAQGSKDLTTRLVNQWPSLGTLSGAEGANNPKLYRRHSFMSTEPLSAEASLSSDSQRLGEGKRDEEPWGPIGKDPTPSMLGLCGSLASIPSCKSLASFKSNECLVSDSPEGSPALSPS from the exons ATGGAAGCGAGCTTTGTCCAGACCACCATGGCTCTGGGGTTGTCCTCCAAGAAAGCGTCTTCCCGCAATGTGGCCGTGGAGCGCAGGAACCTGATCACCGTGTGCAG GTTCTCCGTGAAAACCCTGCTGGAGAAGTACACAACGGAGCCCATCGATGACTCATCCGAGGAGTTTGTGAATTTTGCAGCCATCTTAGAGCAGATCCTCAGTCACCGTTTCAAAG GTCCGGTGAGCTGGTTCAGCTCAGATGGGCAGCGAGGCTTTTGGGACTACATCCGCCTGGCCTGCAGCAAAGTGCCCAACAACTGTGTGAGCAGCATTGAGAACATGGAAAACATCAGTACTGCCCGGGCCAAG GGCCGGGCATGGATCCGGGTGGCACTGATGGAGAAACGCATGTCGGAATACATCACCACAGCCCTGCGGGACACTCGGACCACCAG aCGCTTCTACGACTCAGGAGCCATCATGATGCGGGAGGAAGCCACGGTCCTCACTGGGATGCTGATCGGACTGAGCGCCATAGACTTCAG CTTCTGCCTGAAGGGCGAAGTGCTGGACGGGAAGACCCCCGTGGTCATCGACTATACGCCCTACCTAAAGTTCACTCAGAG CTACGACTACTTGACGGACGAGGAGGAGCGGCACAGCGCCGAGAGCAGCACGAGCGAGGACAACTCGCCCGAGCACCCGTACCTGCCGCTCGTCACCGACGAGGACAGCTGGTACAGCAAGTGGCACAAGATGGAACAGAAGTTCCGCATTGTCTACGCGCAGAAG GGCTACCTGGAGGAGCTGGTGCGTCTGCGCGAGTCGCAGCTGAAGGACCTGGAGGCGGAGAACCGGCGGCTGCAACTACAGCTGGAGGAGGCGGCGGCGCAGAACCAGCGGGAGAAGCGGGAGCTGGAAGGCGTGATCCTGGAGCTCCAGGAGCAGCT gacaggtctgatccctggtgaCCACGCTCCCCTGGCCCAGGGTTCCAAGGACCTCACCACACGCCTGGTCAACCAATGGCCATCACTGGGCACACTCAGTGGGGCCGAGGGTGCCAACAACCCCAAGCTCTACCGGAG ACACAGTTTCATGAGCACGGAGCCCCTATCTGCTGAAGCCAGTCTAAGCTCGGACTCTCAGCGCCTGGGAGAGGGCAAGCGGGACGAGGAGCCCTGGGGCCCCATCG GGAAGGACCCCACGCCCTCCATGCTGGGCCTCTGCGGCTCCCTGGCCTCCATCCCCAGCTGCAAGTCCCTGGCGAGCTTCAAATCCAACGAGTGCCTGGTGAGCGACAGTCCCGAGGGCAGCCCGGCACTGAGCCCCAGCTGA
- the RUNDC3A gene encoding RUN domain-containing protein 3A isoform X5 — protein sequence MEASFVQTTMALGLSSKKASSRNVAVERRNLITVCRFSVKTLLEKYTTEPIDDSSEEFVNFAAILEQILSHRFKAGPVSWFSSDGQRGFWDYIRLACSKVPNNCVSSIENMENISTARAKGRAWIRVALMEKRMSEYITTALRDTRTTRRFYDSGAIMMREEATVLTGMLIGLSAIDFSFCLKGEVLDGKTPVVIDYTPYLKFTQSYDYLTDEEERHSAESSTSEDNSPEHPYLPLVTDEDSWYSKWHKMEQKFRIVYAQKGYLEELVRLRESQLKDLEAENRRLQLQLEEAAAQNQREKRELEGVILELQEQLHSFMSTEPLSAEASLSSDSQRLGEGKRDEEPWGPIGKDPTPSMLGLCGSLASIPSCKSLASFKSNECLVSDSPEGSPALSPS from the exons ATGGAAGCGAGCTTTGTCCAGACCACCATGGCTCTGGGGTTGTCCTCCAAGAAAGCGTCTTCCCGCAATGTGGCCGTGGAGCGCAGGAACCTGATCACCGTGTGCAG GTTCTCCGTGAAAACCCTGCTGGAGAAGTACACAACGGAGCCCATCGATGACTCATCCGAGGAGTTTGTGAATTTTGCAGCCATCTTAGAGCAGATCCTCAGTCACCGTTTCAAAG CAGGTCCGGTGAGCTGGTTCAGCTCAGATGGGCAGCGAGGCTTTTGGGACTACATCCGCCTGGCCTGCAGCAAAGTGCCCAACAACTGTGTGAGCAGCATTGAGAACATGGAAAACATCAGTACTGCCCGGGCCAAG GGCCGGGCATGGATCCGGGTGGCACTGATGGAGAAACGCATGTCGGAATACATCACCACAGCCCTGCGGGACACTCGGACCACCAG aCGCTTCTACGACTCAGGAGCCATCATGATGCGGGAGGAAGCCACGGTCCTCACTGGGATGCTGATCGGACTGAGCGCCATAGACTTCAG CTTCTGCCTGAAGGGCGAAGTGCTGGACGGGAAGACCCCCGTGGTCATCGACTATACGCCCTACCTAAAGTTCACTCAGAG CTACGACTACTTGACGGACGAGGAGGAGCGGCACAGCGCCGAGAGCAGCACGAGCGAGGACAACTCGCCCGAGCACCCGTACCTGCCGCTCGTCACCGACGAGGACAGCTGGTACAGCAAGTGGCACAAGATGGAACAGAAGTTCCGCATTGTCTACGCGCAGAAG GGCTACCTGGAGGAGCTGGTGCGTCTGCGCGAGTCGCAGCTGAAGGACCTGGAGGCGGAGAACCGGCGGCTGCAACTACAGCTGGAGGAGGCGGCGGCGCAGAACCAGCGGGAGAAGCGGGAGCTGGAAGGCGTGATCCTGGAGCTCCAGGAGCAGCT ACACAGTTTCATGAGCACGGAGCCCCTATCTGCTGAAGCCAGTCTAAGCTCGGACTCTCAGCGCCTGGGAGAGGGCAAGCGGGACGAGGAGCCCTGGGGCCCCATCG GGAAGGACCCCACGCCCTCCATGCTGGGCCTCTGCGGCTCCCTGGCCTCCATCCCCAGCTGCAAGTCCCTGGCGAGCTTCAAATCCAACGAGTGCCTGGTGAGCGACAGTCCCGAGGGCAGCCCGGCACTGAGCCCCAGCTGA
- the RUNDC3A gene encoding RUN domain-containing protein 3A isoform X4, whose protein sequence is MEASFVQTTMALGLSSKKASSRNVAVERRNLITVCRFSVKTLLEKYTTEPIDDSSEEFVNFAAILEQILSHRFKGPVSWFSSDGQRGFWDYIRLACSKVPNNCVSSIENMENISTARAKGRAWIRVALMEKRMSEYITTALRDTRTTRRFYDSGAIMMREEATVLTGMLIGLSAIDFSFCLKGEVLDGKTPVVIDYTPYLKFTQSYDYLTDEEERHSAESSTSEDNSPEHPYLPLVTDEDSWYSKWHKMEQKFRIVYAQKGYLEELVRLRESQLKDLEAENRRLQLQLEEAAAQNQREKRELEGVILELQEQLTGLIPGDHAPLAQGSKDLTTRLVNQWPSLGTLSGAEGANNPKLYRRHSFMSTEPLSAEASLSSDSQRLGEGKRDEEPWGPIGSSETN, encoded by the exons ATGGAAGCGAGCTTTGTCCAGACCACCATGGCTCTGGGGTTGTCCTCCAAGAAAGCGTCTTCCCGCAATGTGGCCGTGGAGCGCAGGAACCTGATCACCGTGTGCAG GTTCTCCGTGAAAACCCTGCTGGAGAAGTACACAACGGAGCCCATCGATGACTCATCCGAGGAGTTTGTGAATTTTGCAGCCATCTTAGAGCAGATCCTCAGTCACCGTTTCAAAG GTCCGGTGAGCTGGTTCAGCTCAGATGGGCAGCGAGGCTTTTGGGACTACATCCGCCTGGCCTGCAGCAAAGTGCCCAACAACTGTGTGAGCAGCATTGAGAACATGGAAAACATCAGTACTGCCCGGGCCAAG GGCCGGGCATGGATCCGGGTGGCACTGATGGAGAAACGCATGTCGGAATACATCACCACAGCCCTGCGGGACACTCGGACCACCAG aCGCTTCTACGACTCAGGAGCCATCATGATGCGGGAGGAAGCCACGGTCCTCACTGGGATGCTGATCGGACTGAGCGCCATAGACTTCAG CTTCTGCCTGAAGGGCGAAGTGCTGGACGGGAAGACCCCCGTGGTCATCGACTATACGCCCTACCTAAAGTTCACTCAGAG CTACGACTACTTGACGGACGAGGAGGAGCGGCACAGCGCCGAGAGCAGCACGAGCGAGGACAACTCGCCCGAGCACCCGTACCTGCCGCTCGTCACCGACGAGGACAGCTGGTACAGCAAGTGGCACAAGATGGAACAGAAGTTCCGCATTGTCTACGCGCAGAAG GGCTACCTGGAGGAGCTGGTGCGTCTGCGCGAGTCGCAGCTGAAGGACCTGGAGGCGGAGAACCGGCGGCTGCAACTACAGCTGGAGGAGGCGGCGGCGCAGAACCAGCGGGAGAAGCGGGAGCTGGAAGGCGTGATCCTGGAGCTCCAGGAGCAGCT gacaggtctgatccctggtgaCCACGCTCCCCTGGCCCAGGGTTCCAAGGACCTCACCACACGCCTGGTCAACCAATGGCCATCACTGGGCACACTCAGTGGGGCCGAGGGTGCCAACAACCCCAAGCTCTACCGGAG ACACAGTTTCATGAGCACGGAGCCCCTATCTGCTGAAGCCAGTCTAAGCTCGGACTCTCAGCGCCTGGGAGAGGGCAAGCGGGACGAGGAGCCCTGGGGCCCCATCG GAAGCTCAGAAACAAATTAG
- the RUNDC3A gene encoding RUN domain-containing protein 3A isoform X9 has translation MEASFVQTTMALGLSSKKASSRNVAVERRNLITVCRFSVKTLLEKYTTEPIDDSSEEFVNFAAILEQILSHRFKGPVSWFSSDGQRGFWDYIRLACSKVPNNCVSSIENMENISTARAKGRAWIRVALMEKRMSEYITTALRDTRTTRRFYDSGAIMMREEATVLTGMLIGLSAIDFSFCLKGEVLDGKTPVVIDYTPYLKFTQSYDYLTDEEERHSAESSTSEDNSPEHPYLPLVTDEDSWYSKWHKMEQKFRIVYAQKGYLEELVRLRESQLKDLEAENRRLQLQLEEAAAQNQREKRELEGVILELQEQLHSFMSTEPLSAEASLSSDSQRLGEGKRDEEPWGPIGSSETN, from the exons ATGGAAGCGAGCTTTGTCCAGACCACCATGGCTCTGGGGTTGTCCTCCAAGAAAGCGTCTTCCCGCAATGTGGCCGTGGAGCGCAGGAACCTGATCACCGTGTGCAG GTTCTCCGTGAAAACCCTGCTGGAGAAGTACACAACGGAGCCCATCGATGACTCATCCGAGGAGTTTGTGAATTTTGCAGCCATCTTAGAGCAGATCCTCAGTCACCGTTTCAAAG GTCCGGTGAGCTGGTTCAGCTCAGATGGGCAGCGAGGCTTTTGGGACTACATCCGCCTGGCCTGCAGCAAAGTGCCCAACAACTGTGTGAGCAGCATTGAGAACATGGAAAACATCAGTACTGCCCGGGCCAAG GGCCGGGCATGGATCCGGGTGGCACTGATGGAGAAACGCATGTCGGAATACATCACCACAGCCCTGCGGGACACTCGGACCACCAG aCGCTTCTACGACTCAGGAGCCATCATGATGCGGGAGGAAGCCACGGTCCTCACTGGGATGCTGATCGGACTGAGCGCCATAGACTTCAG CTTCTGCCTGAAGGGCGAAGTGCTGGACGGGAAGACCCCCGTGGTCATCGACTATACGCCCTACCTAAAGTTCACTCAGAG CTACGACTACTTGACGGACGAGGAGGAGCGGCACAGCGCCGAGAGCAGCACGAGCGAGGACAACTCGCCCGAGCACCCGTACCTGCCGCTCGTCACCGACGAGGACAGCTGGTACAGCAAGTGGCACAAGATGGAACAGAAGTTCCGCATTGTCTACGCGCAGAAG GGCTACCTGGAGGAGCTGGTGCGTCTGCGCGAGTCGCAGCTGAAGGACCTGGAGGCGGAGAACCGGCGGCTGCAACTACAGCTGGAGGAGGCGGCGGCGCAGAACCAGCGGGAGAAGCGGGAGCTGGAAGGCGTGATCCTGGAGCTCCAGGAGCAGCT ACACAGTTTCATGAGCACGGAGCCCCTATCTGCTGAAGCCAGTCTAAGCTCGGACTCTCAGCGCCTGGGAGAGGGCAAGCGGGACGAGGAGCCCTGGGGCCCCATCG GAAGCTCAGAAACAAATTAG
- the RUNDC3A gene encoding RUN domain-containing protein 3A isoform X3 has protein sequence MEASFVQTTMALGLSSKKASSRNVAVERRNLITVCRFSVKTLLEKYTTEPIDDSSEEFVNFAAILEQILSHRFKACAPAGPVSWFSSDGQRGFWDYIRLACSKVPNNCVSSIENMENISTARAKGRAWIRVALMEKRMSEYITTALRDTRTTRRFYDSGAIMMREEATVLTGMLIGLSAIDFSFCLKGEVLDGKTPVVIDYTPYLKFTQSYDYLTDEEERHSAESSTSEDNSPEHPYLPLVTDEDSWYSKWHKMEQKFRIVYAQKGYLEELVRLRESQLKDLEAENRRLQLQLEEAAAQNQREKRELEGVILELQEQLTGLIPGDHAPLAQGSKDLTTRLVNQWPSLGTLSGAEGANNPKLYRRHSFMSTEPLSAEASLSSDSQRLGEGKRDEEPWGPIGSSETN, from the exons ATGGAAGCGAGCTTTGTCCAGACCACCATGGCTCTGGGGTTGTCCTCCAAGAAAGCGTCTTCCCGCAATGTGGCCGTGGAGCGCAGGAACCTGATCACCGTGTGCAG GTTCTCCGTGAAAACCCTGCTGGAGAAGTACACAACGGAGCCCATCGATGACTCATCCGAGGAGTTTGTGAATTTTGCAGCCATCTTAGAGCAGATCCTCAGTCACCGTTTCAAAG CCTGTGCCCCAGCAGGTCCGGTGAGCTGGTTCAGCTCAGATGGGCAGCGAGGCTTTTGGGACTACATCCGCCTGGCCTGCAGCAAAGTGCCCAACAACTGTGTGAGCAGCATTGAGAACATGGAAAACATCAGTACTGCCCGGGCCAAG GGCCGGGCATGGATCCGGGTGGCACTGATGGAGAAACGCATGTCGGAATACATCACCACAGCCCTGCGGGACACTCGGACCACCAG aCGCTTCTACGACTCAGGAGCCATCATGATGCGGGAGGAAGCCACGGTCCTCACTGGGATGCTGATCGGACTGAGCGCCATAGACTTCAG CTTCTGCCTGAAGGGCGAAGTGCTGGACGGGAAGACCCCCGTGGTCATCGACTATACGCCCTACCTAAAGTTCACTCAGAG CTACGACTACTTGACGGACGAGGAGGAGCGGCACAGCGCCGAGAGCAGCACGAGCGAGGACAACTCGCCCGAGCACCCGTACCTGCCGCTCGTCACCGACGAGGACAGCTGGTACAGCAAGTGGCACAAGATGGAACAGAAGTTCCGCATTGTCTACGCGCAGAAG GGCTACCTGGAGGAGCTGGTGCGTCTGCGCGAGTCGCAGCTGAAGGACCTGGAGGCGGAGAACCGGCGGCTGCAACTACAGCTGGAGGAGGCGGCGGCGCAGAACCAGCGGGAGAAGCGGGAGCTGGAAGGCGTGATCCTGGAGCTCCAGGAGCAGCT gacaggtctgatccctggtgaCCACGCTCCCCTGGCCCAGGGTTCCAAGGACCTCACCACACGCCTGGTCAACCAATGGCCATCACTGGGCACACTCAGTGGGGCCGAGGGTGCCAACAACCCCAAGCTCTACCGGAG ACACAGTTTCATGAGCACGGAGCCCCTATCTGCTGAAGCCAGTCTAAGCTCGGACTCTCAGCGCCTGGGAGAGGGCAAGCGGGACGAGGAGCCCTGGGGCCCCATCG GAAGCTCAGAAACAAATTAG
- the RUNDC3A gene encoding RUN domain-containing protein 3A isoform X8, which produces MEASFVQTTMALGLSSKKASSRNVAVERRNLITVCRFSVKTLLEKYTTEPIDDSSEEFVNFAAILEQILSHRFKACAPAGPVSWFSSDGQRGFWDYIRLACSKVPNNCVSSIENMENISTARAKGRAWIRVALMEKRMSEYITTALRDTRTTRRFYDSGAIMMREEATVLTGMLIGLSAIDFSFCLKGEVLDGKTPVVIDYTPYLKFTQSYDYLTDEEERHSAESSTSEDNSPEHPYLPLVTDEDSWYSKWHKMEQKFRIVYAQKGYLEELVRLRESQLKDLEAENRRLQLQLEEAAAQNQREKRELEGVILELQEQLHSFMSTEPLSAEASLSSDSQRLGEGKRDEEPWGPIGSSETN; this is translated from the exons ATGGAAGCGAGCTTTGTCCAGACCACCATGGCTCTGGGGTTGTCCTCCAAGAAAGCGTCTTCCCGCAATGTGGCCGTGGAGCGCAGGAACCTGATCACCGTGTGCAG GTTCTCCGTGAAAACCCTGCTGGAGAAGTACACAACGGAGCCCATCGATGACTCATCCGAGGAGTTTGTGAATTTTGCAGCCATCTTAGAGCAGATCCTCAGTCACCGTTTCAAAG CCTGTGCCCCAGCAGGTCCGGTGAGCTGGTTCAGCTCAGATGGGCAGCGAGGCTTTTGGGACTACATCCGCCTGGCCTGCAGCAAAGTGCCCAACAACTGTGTGAGCAGCATTGAGAACATGGAAAACATCAGTACTGCCCGGGCCAAG GGCCGGGCATGGATCCGGGTGGCACTGATGGAGAAACGCATGTCGGAATACATCACCACAGCCCTGCGGGACACTCGGACCACCAG aCGCTTCTACGACTCAGGAGCCATCATGATGCGGGAGGAAGCCACGGTCCTCACTGGGATGCTGATCGGACTGAGCGCCATAGACTTCAG CTTCTGCCTGAAGGGCGAAGTGCTGGACGGGAAGACCCCCGTGGTCATCGACTATACGCCCTACCTAAAGTTCACTCAGAG CTACGACTACTTGACGGACGAGGAGGAGCGGCACAGCGCCGAGAGCAGCACGAGCGAGGACAACTCGCCCGAGCACCCGTACCTGCCGCTCGTCACCGACGAGGACAGCTGGTACAGCAAGTGGCACAAGATGGAACAGAAGTTCCGCATTGTCTACGCGCAGAAG GGCTACCTGGAGGAGCTGGTGCGTCTGCGCGAGTCGCAGCTGAAGGACCTGGAGGCGGAGAACCGGCGGCTGCAACTACAGCTGGAGGAGGCGGCGGCGCAGAACCAGCGGGAGAAGCGGGAGCTGGAAGGCGTGATCCTGGAGCTCCAGGAGCAGCT ACACAGTTTCATGAGCACGGAGCCCCTATCTGCTGAAGCCAGTCTAAGCTCGGACTCTCAGCGCCTGGGAGAGGGCAAGCGGGACGAGGAGCCCTGGGGCCCCATCG GAAGCTCAGAAACAAATTAG